In the Parasteatoda tepidariorum isolate YZ-2023 chromosome 3, CAS_Ptep_4.0, whole genome shotgun sequence genome, one interval contains:
- the LOC107443745 gene encoding zinc finger protein 468-like → MGEKPYSCSLCSKSFSQKIHLTTHDNVHTGKKPYSCSICNRSFSARSTLTKHTLTHTGEKPYSCSTCNKSFLEIGSLTRHTRTHTGEKPYSCSICDKSFSVRSTLTKHTRTHTGEKPYSCGTCDKSFSRRGQLTEHSRVHTGEKPYSCSVCNKSFSRKNYLTEHNRVHSGERPYSCSTCNKSFTQRGHMIEHIRVHTGEKPFSCNICNKRFSFRCNLTQHSHVHTGEKP, encoded by the coding sequence AtgggtgagaagccttattcttgtagtttatGTAGTAAGAGTTTTTCACAGAAGATTCATCTCACTACACATGATAATGTTCATACTGGtaagaaaccttattcttgtagtatatgtaataggAGTTTTTCAGCAAGAAGTACTCTGACTAAACACACACTTActcatactggtgaaaaaccttattcttgtagtacatgtaataagagttttttagAAATAGGTTCACTGACTAGACACACACGTActcatactggtgaaaaaccttattcttgtagtatatgtgataaaagtttttcagtAAGAAGTACACTGACTAAACACACACGTActcatactggtgaaaaaccttattcttgtggTACAtgtgataaaagtttttcacgACGAGGTCAACTAACTGAACatagtcgtgttcatactggtgagaaaccttattcttgtagtgtatgtaataagagtttctcacgaaaaaattatttgactgaGCACAATCGTGTTCATTCTGGTGAGaggccttattcttgtagtacatgtaataagagttttacaCAAAGAGGTCATATGATTGAACACATTCGTGTTCATACTGGCGAGAAACCTTTTTcttgtaatatatgtaataagagatTTTCATTTAGATGTAATTTGACTCAACATAGTcatgttcatactggtgaaaaaccttaG
- the LOC107443740 gene encoding zinc finger protein 850-like produces MGEKPFSCSICNKSFSQKHVLTGHIRAHTGEKPYSCSTCNKRFSTRANLTQHNRVHTGEKPFSCSVCNKSFTQRGQLTEHSRVHTGEKPYSCSTCNKSFSQKSTLTEHSRAHTGEKPYSCSICNKRFSVRGNLTQHSRLHTGEKPFSCNLCPKSFSEKGYLTKHSRLHTGEKPFSCSICHKSFLCKSSLSQHSRVHAGDFSCSICKKSFASNSYLAKHILTHTGEKPYSCSICKKGFVIMSHLIIHSRIHTGEKPYNCSVCQKSFSRKDHLTNHIRTHTGEKPYSCGTCNKSFSQRDLLNNHIRIHTGEKPFSCNVCNKTFSRKDYLTRHIHVHTHVIRIFPQIIHISLHTVEKPYSFSMSEKKCSQKSKFIVHNAFHPVIKHFSCNICNKSFSESDRMSKHSCVHTGEKPYSCSICNKSFSQRNDLSKHIRVHTGEKPYSCSICNKSFSQTSSLTVHFRVHTGEKPYSCNICNKSFSQKNKLSRHSSVHTGEKPYSYSMCNKSFSQRSKLKEHIRIHTGDKPYSCNLCNKSFTKRNYLSKHNRVHTGEKPYSCSICNVSFSLRSTLNEHSYVHTGEKPYSCSICNKSFSHRGTLSKHFRVHTGEKPYSCNICNKSFSQKDNLSRHSSVHTGEKPYSCNICTKSFTKRNYLSKHNRVHTGEKPYSCSICNESFSLRSTLNEHSYVHTGTKPYSCSICNKGFSQGSKLTEHIRVHTGEKPYSCSICNKSFSHKRTLTTHSSVHTGEKPYSCSICNKSFSHKRTLTTHSSVHTGEKPYSCSICNKSFSHRGTLTVHFRVHTGEKPYSCNICNKSFSQKDKLSRHSSVHTGEKPYSCSICNESFSQRSKLTKHSRAHTRDIDIV; encoded by the exons ATGGGTGAGAAGCctttttcttgtagtatatgtaataagagtttctCACAAAAACATGTACTGACAGGACACATTCGTgctcatactggtgagaagccttattcttgtagtacaTGTAATAAGAGATTTTCAACTAGAGCTAATTTGACTCAACATaatcgtgttcatactggtgagaagcctttttcttgtagtgtatgtaataagagttttacgCAAAGAGGTCAACTGACTGaacacagtcgtgttcatactggtgagaagccttattcttgtagcaCATGTAACAAGAGTTTCTCACAAAAAAGTACACTGACTGAACACAGCCGTGcacatactggtgagaaaccgtattcttgtagtatatgtaataagagatTTTCAGTTAGAGGTAATTTGACTCAACATAGCCGTCTTCATACTGGCGAGAAACCTTTTTCATGTAATCTATGTCCTaagagtttttcagaaaaaggttATTTGACTAAACACAGTCGtcttcatactggtgagaaacctttttCATGTAGTATATGTCATAAGAGTTTTTTGTGTAAAAGCAGTTTGTCTCAACACAGCCGAGTCCATGCTGGTGAtttttcttgtagtatatgtaaaaAGAGTTTTGCAAGTAATAGTTATCTAGCTAAACATATCCTCactcatactggtgagaaaccgtATTCATGTAGTATATGTAAGAAAGGTTTTGTGATAATGAGTCATTTGATTATACACAGTCGcattcatactggtgagaagccaTATAATTGTAGTGTATGTCAAAAGAGTTTTTCAAGGAAGGATCATCTAACTAATCACATTCGAACtcacactggtgagaaaccCTATTCTTGTGGCacatgtaataaaagtttttcgcAAAGAGATCTTCTGAATAACCACATTCGtattcatactggtgaaaaacctttttcatgTAATGTATGTAATAAGACTTTTTCAAGAAAGGATTACCTAACTCGTCACATTCATGTTCACACT catgtaataagaatttttcctcaaattaTTCACATTAGTCTTCACACTGttgagaaaccttattcattcagtatgagtgaaaaaaaatgttctcagAAAAGTAAGTTTATTGTACACAATGCTTTTCATCctgtaataaaacatttttcttgtaatatatgtaataagagtttttcagaaAGTGATCGTATGTCTAAGCACAGTTGTGTTCATACGGGTGAGAAACCTTACTCTTGTagcatatgtaataaaagtttttctcaaaGAAATGATTTATCTAAGCACAtccgtgttcatactggtgagaaaccttattcttgtagtatatgtaataagagtttctCACAAACAAGTTCACTGACTGTACACtttcgtgttcatactggtgagaaaccttattcttgtaatatatgtaataagagtttttcacaaaaaaataaattgtctagGCACAGtagtgttcatactggtgagaaaccttattcttatAGTATGTGTAATAAGAGTTTCTCACAAAGAAGTAAACTGAAAGAACACATTCGTATTCATACAGGTGacaaaccttattcttgtaatttatgtaataagagttttactaaaagaaattatctATCTAAGCACaatcgtgttcatactggtgagaaaccttattcttgtagtatatgtaatgtGAGTTTTTCACTTAGAAGTACACTGAATGAACACAGTtatgttcatactggtgagaaaccttattcttgtagtatatgtaataagagtttctCACATAGAGGTACACTGTCTAAACACtttcgtgttcatactggtgagaaaccttattcttgtaatatatgtaataagagtttttcacaaaaagatAATTTGTCTAGGCACAGtagtgttcatactggtgagaaaccttattcttgtaatatATGTACTAAGAgttttactaaaagaaattatctATCTAAGCACaatcgtgttcatactggtgagaaaccttattcttgtagtatatgtaatgaGAGTTTTTCACTTAGAAGTACACTGAATGAACACAGTTATGTTCATACTGGTACGAAACCTTACTCTTGTAGCATATGTAATAAGGGTTTCTCACAAGGAAGTAAACTGACTGAACACattcgtgttcatactggtgagaaaccctactcttgtagtatatgtaataagagtttctCACATAAGCGTACACTGACTACACACAGtagtgttcatactggtgagaaaccttactcttgtagtatatgtaataagagtttctCACATAAACGTACACTGACTACACACAGtagtgttcatactggtgagaaaccttattcttgtagtatatgtaataagagtttctCACATAGAGGTACACTGACTGTACACtttcgtgttcatactggtgagaaaccttattcttgtaatatatgtaataagagtttttcacagAAAGATAAATTGTCTAGGCACAGtagtgttcatactggtgagaaaccttattcttgtagtatatgtaatgaGAGTTTCTCACAAAGAAGTAAACTGACAAAACACAGTCGTGCTCATACTCGTGATATAGATATAGTATAG